One stretch of Jiangella gansuensis DSM 44835 DNA includes these proteins:
- a CDS encoding VOC family protein, whose amino-acid sequence MPSLIRQWTLDVHDIDRMARFWSDVLGYEIDDDGDGVHLRPAEGSPPGALSVWLQPSAGPKRDKNRNHPDLVATAGTAEDEVERILGLGATRADVGQTGHEGFTVLADPEGNEFCVLDHGPS is encoded by the coding sequence ATGCCCAGTCTGATCCGGCAGTGGACCTTGGACGTCCACGATATCGACCGCATGGCCCGGTTCTGGTCCGACGTGCTCGGCTACGAGATCGACGACGACGGCGACGGTGTGCATCTGCGGCCGGCCGAGGGATCACCGCCGGGCGCGTTGAGCGTGTGGTTGCAGCCCAGCGCCGGCCCCAAGCGGGACAAGAACCGCAACCACCCGGACCTGGTGGCGACCGCGGGCACGGCCGAGGACGAGGTCGAGCGCATCCTCGGGCTGGGCGCCACCCGTGCCGATGTCGGGCAGACGGGTCACGAGGGTTTCACCGTCCTGGCCGACCCCGAAGGCAACGAGTTCTGCGTCCTGGACCACGGGCCGTCCTGA
- a CDS encoding DUF6098 family protein yields the protein MNDDPRDGDDLPMLDSLDDVLRTVDDRPGLFVRYSKGPSVDLRNGPSRDYEADVDLPGWSVTTVEPEPWWTRSTADWVARRLCKYDELDQEDRFPWLLTARVVGYGPDHEPLVTEMRPVARVGRNALAEARRRYEERFDVGRGSAG from the coding sequence ATGAACGACGACCCACGCGACGGGGACGACCTGCCGATGCTCGATTCACTCGACGATGTCCTGCGGACGGTCGACGACCGGCCCGGCCTGTTCGTCCGGTACTCGAAGGGGCCGTCCGTCGATCTGCGCAACGGCCCGAGCCGCGACTACGAAGCCGATGTCGACCTGCCGGGCTGGTCGGTCACCACCGTGGAGCCTGAGCCGTGGTGGACACGATCCACGGCGGACTGGGTCGCCCGGCGGCTGTGCAAGTACGACGAGCTCGACCAGGAGGACAGGTTTCCCTGGCTGCTCACCGCCCGGGTCGTCGGCTACGGCCCCGACCACGAACCGCTGGTCACCGAGATGCGCCCGGTGGCCCGGGTGGGCCGAAACGCGCTGGCCGAGGCCAGGAGACGCTACGAGGAGCGCTTCGACGTCGGCCGGGGCTCGGCCGGCTGA
- a CDS encoding ChaB family protein, which produces MPAKQEMPSTIQRSPKRAQEVWAKAHDSAVETYGEGERAHRTAFSALKHEFQKVGDHWEPKNGKGPSDRQASRSAPESRTRPRKTAGGVDANASKSDLYETARDLGVQGRSTMTKDELIEAIDKENKRRTRKARE; this is translated from the coding sequence ATGCCGGCGAAGCAGGAGATGCCGTCGACCATCCAGCGTTCCCCGAAGCGGGCGCAGGAGGTCTGGGCCAAGGCCCACGACTCGGCCGTCGAGACGTATGGCGAAGGGGAGCGGGCGCACCGCACCGCGTTCTCGGCGTTGAAGCACGAGTTCCAGAAGGTCGGTGACCACTGGGAGCCCAAGAACGGCAAGGGCCCGTCGGACCGGCAGGCCAGCCGCTCGGCGCCGGAGTCGCGGACCCGGCCGCGAAAGACCGCGGGCGGCGTGGACGCGAACGCCTCGAAGAGCGACCTGTACGAGACCGCGCGTGACCTCGGCGTGCAGGGTCGCTCGACCATGACGAAGGACGAGCTGATCGAGGCGATCGACAAGGAGAACAAGAGGCGGACGCGCAAAGCCCGCGAGTGA
- a CDS encoding CBS domain-containing protein produces MQRDGNPGPGPDDDVERDLQEMERASRDRLEDWPERSPSGAAPPSDVRGTQPQTVADVMTRPAVTMPVEASVVEAAEAMRDNDIGGLLAAEGELVQGFVTDRDLVVRVLAEGLDPTTTTVGDVCSADLLTTHPSTPVDDAVRLMRDAAVRRLPVVDDEGRALGLVSLGDVALARDPRSAVADISAAPPNT; encoded by the coding sequence ATGCAACGAGACGGCAACCCGGGCCCAGGGCCGGACGACGACGTCGAACGCGACCTGCAGGAGATGGAGCGCGCCAGCAGGGATCGCCTCGAGGACTGGCCGGAACGCTCGCCTTCCGGGGCCGCCCCGCCGAGCGACGTCCGCGGGACGCAACCACAGACCGTGGCCGACGTCATGACCCGCCCGGCCGTGACGATGCCCGTCGAGGCATCCGTCGTCGAAGCCGCGGAGGCCATGCGCGACAACGACATCGGAGGCCTGCTGGCCGCGGAGGGCGAGCTGGTGCAAGGCTTCGTCACCGACCGGGACCTGGTGGTCCGGGTTCTCGCCGAGGGCTTGGACCCCACCACGACGACCGTCGGCGACGTCTGCAGCGCGGACCTGCTGACGACCCACCCGAGCACTCCGGTCGACGACGCCGTGCGGCTCATGCGCGACGCCGCGGTGCGCCGCCTGCCGGTCGTCGACGACGAGGGCCGTGCGCTGGGCCTGGTGTCGCTGGGCGACGTCGCACTCGCGCGAGACCCGCGCTCCGCCGTGGCCGACATCAGCGCGGCGCCCCCGAACACCTAG
- a CDS encoding cytochrome c oxidase subunit 4, with protein MKVEAMIFIVVTLFFAVVTPTYWVLSRDPTGTTTLALTFGLGGMIAFYFALVSRRIPPRPEDRADAEVEELAGEYGFYSPHSWWPLAAGAAAAVVFLGLVFAWFIFIIGVALAAIAATGWIFEYYRGDFSH; from the coding sequence ATGAAGGTCGAGGCCATGATCTTCATCGTCGTGACACTGTTCTTCGCCGTCGTGACACCGACGTACTGGGTCCTGTCCAGGGACCCGACCGGGACGACCACGCTGGCGCTCACGTTCGGTCTCGGTGGAATGATCGCCTTCTACTTCGCGCTGGTGTCCCGGCGCATCCCGCCGCGGCCGGAGGACCGGGCGGACGCCGAGGTCGAGGAGCTGGCCGGCGAGTACGGCTTCTACAGCCCGCACTCGTGGTGGCCGCTGGCCGCCGGTGCGGCCGCGGCCGTGGTGTTCCTGGGTCTCGTGTTCGCCTGGTTCATCTTCATCATCGGTGTCGCGCTTGCCGCGATCGCCGCGACCGGCTGGATCTTCGAGTACTACCGAGGCGACTTCAGCCACTGA
- a CDS encoding LLM class flavin-dependent oxidoreductase, protein MGVVEAVRGLLWARRRQPEDVAYGVALAHERFSADELLRQAGEAERAGFDIICCSDHLAPWWEPGSPAPAACGNAWVWLGAAGQVTSTAALGPAVTSLVHRYNPVVVAQQVATLEILCPGRAFLAVGSGEAMNEVPAGMSWPSVPEQLDRTEEALTIIGRLLDGETVTYRGRYFRTESARLYDLPERRPPIFMSAFGERAAGIAGRLAEGVWTLADPRSVPSVIAGYRRACEEASKEPGEIVLQAAAAIDDTQDAALDSAREWKATQVKAHYSDDIHDPGQIHANGRDQVSDLTFATGSLLSPDPQDHVRKIKALQQFGATAIVVMNVAGRNPLGTIRTYGESVLPQLRG, encoded by the coding sequence ATGGGCGTCGTCGAGGCGGTGCGCGGGTTGCTGTGGGCGCGGCGGCGCCAGCCCGAGGACGTCGCGTACGGCGTAGCTCTCGCGCACGAGCGGTTCTCCGCCGACGAGCTGCTGCGGCAGGCCGGCGAAGCCGAGCGCGCCGGCTTCGACATCATCTGCTGCAGCGACCACCTGGCGCCATGGTGGGAACCGGGCAGTCCCGCGCCGGCGGCATGCGGCAACGCCTGGGTGTGGCTGGGAGCGGCCGGCCAGGTGACCAGCACGGCGGCGCTGGGTCCGGCGGTGACCTCCCTCGTCCACCGGTACAACCCGGTCGTCGTCGCGCAGCAAGTGGCCACGTTGGAGATCCTGTGCCCGGGCCGGGCCTTCCTGGCTGTCGGTTCCGGCGAGGCGATGAACGAGGTGCCCGCGGGCATGAGCTGGCCGTCGGTGCCGGAGCAACTGGACCGGACCGAAGAGGCACTGACCATCATCGGGCGGCTGCTCGACGGCGAGACCGTGACGTACCGCGGCCGGTACTTCCGAACCGAGTCGGCGCGGCTGTACGACCTGCCCGAGCGTCGGCCACCGATCTTCATGTCGGCGTTCGGCGAGCGCGCCGCCGGCATCGCCGGCCGGCTCGCCGAGGGCGTGTGGACCTTGGCCGACCCGCGCTCGGTGCCGAGCGTCATCGCCGGCTACCGGCGAGCCTGCGAGGAGGCGAGCAAGGAACCCGGTGAGATCGTCCTGCAGGCCGCCGCCGCCATCGACGACACCCAGGACGCGGCCCTGGACAGCGCTCGCGAGTGGAAGGCCACCCAGGTCAAGGCCCACTACAGCGACGACATCCACGACCCGGGCCAGATCCACGCCAACGGCCGCGATCAGGTGTCCGACCTGACGTTCGCGACCGGGAGCCTGCTGTCCCCTGACCCTCAGGACCACGTGCGCAAGATCAAGGCCCTGCAGCAGTTCGGCGCCACCGCGATCGTCGTGATGAACGTGGCCGGGAGGAACCCGCTGGGCACCATTCGCACCTACGGCGAGTCGGTCCTCCCGCAGTTGCGCGGCTGA
- a CDS encoding SRPBCC family protein — translation MDASPDDVFAVVGDGWTFANWVVGAAHIRAVDPEWPAVGSRLHHSIGPWPVSIQDVTTVRAVRPGSHIELAARMWPVGAARVRLILTPVPGGGTEMTLAEEATEGPVRRIPTAVQGLFLRPRNEESLRRLADLALGRRRQTDVPPERDDSTRP, via the coding sequence GTGGACGCCTCTCCCGACGACGTGTTCGCGGTCGTCGGCGACGGCTGGACGTTCGCGAACTGGGTGGTCGGTGCCGCGCACATCCGCGCCGTCGACCCGGAATGGCCCGCCGTCGGGAGCCGGCTGCACCACAGCATCGGCCCGTGGCCGGTGTCGATCCAGGACGTCACGACCGTGAGGGCGGTCCGCCCCGGGTCCCACATCGAGCTGGCCGCCCGGATGTGGCCCGTCGGTGCCGCCCGCGTCCGCCTGATCCTGACGCCCGTACCCGGCGGCGGCACGGAGATGACCCTGGCCGAAGAGGCAACTGAAGGACCGGTGCGGCGAATACCGACGGCTGTGCAGGGGCTGTTCCTGCGTCCACGCAACGAGGAGTCGCTGCGCCGGTTGGCCGACCTCGCGCTCGGCAGACGGCGCCAGACCGACGTTCCGCCGGAGCGTGACGACTCGACCCGGCCGTGA
- a CDS encoding DUF4383 domain-containing protein, whose product MTEDIGKSGLAATPVQLAATVVGVVFLAVGVLGFVPGVTTDMDTLEFAGHESEAMLLGVFQVSILHNIVHLLFGVAGLVLARSAGGARAFLVWGGLVYAVLWLYGLFVDHDSTANFVPLNNADNWLHLGLAILMVVLGVVLGRTSGRTTGAPS is encoded by the coding sequence ATGACAGAAGACATCGGCAAGTCCGGCCTGGCGGCGACGCCGGTACAGCTCGCCGCCACAGTGGTGGGGGTCGTCTTCCTCGCCGTAGGCGTGCTCGGTTTCGTTCCCGGGGTCACCACCGACATGGACACGCTGGAGTTCGCCGGCCACGAGTCGGAGGCCATGCTCCTGGGCGTGTTCCAGGTGTCGATTTTGCACAACATCGTGCACCTGCTGTTCGGGGTGGCGGGCCTGGTGCTGGCGCGGAGTGCGGGCGGCGCCCGTGCCTTCCTCGTCTGGGGTGGGCTCGTCTATGCGGTGCTCTGGCTCTACGGCCTGTTCGTCGACCACGACAGCACCGCCAACTTCGTGCCTCTCAACAACGCCGACAACTGGCTCCATCTCGGTCTCGCGATCCTCATGGTCGTCCTCGGCGTCGTCCTGGGCCGGACCTCCGGCCGTACCACGGGGGCGCCGTCGTGA
- a CDS encoding YbhB/YbcL family Raf kinase inhibitor-like protein, with protein MIGIELRSPDFSDHTPIPGRHAHDDENVSPSLEWIGVPTEAVELLLLCEDPDAPSGPFLHWLVTGIDPHAAGVPENQTPAGGREWPNDFGEVGWGGPAPPPGDPAHRYFFRLYVLSEPADLPDEPTVEDVYRAADSAALGRGTLVGLFQR; from the coding sequence ATGATCGGTATCGAGCTTCGGAGCCCGGATTTCAGTGACCACACGCCCATCCCGGGCCGGCACGCCCACGACGACGAGAACGTGTCGCCGTCGCTGGAGTGGATCGGCGTTCCGACGGAGGCGGTGGAGCTGTTGTTGCTGTGTGAAGACCCCGACGCCCCGAGCGGCCCGTTCCTGCACTGGCTCGTGACCGGCATCGACCCACACGCCGCCGGCGTGCCGGAGAACCAGACGCCGGCCGGCGGGCGCGAATGGCCCAATGACTTCGGGGAAGTCGGCTGGGGCGGCCCCGCGCCGCCGCCGGGCGATCCGGCGCACCGCTACTTCTTCAGGCTGTACGTCCTGTCGGAGCCGGCCGACCTGCCGGACGAGCCGACGGTCGAGGACGTGTATCGCGCGGCGGACTCCGCGGCGCTCGGGCGCGGCACGTTGGTGGGGCTCTTCCAGCGCTGA
- a CDS encoding SigB/SigF/SigG family RNA polymerase sigma factor, with protein sequence MRTQSSFHQRTSPDQSPANLDRGELTNDMLRRAAQAGGQERQRLIDEVVLLHLRLAESIARRYSNRGIDRDDLVQVANLGLVNAAQRFDPDLGKDFVSFAVPTITGEVKRYFRDHGWTVRPPRRVQELHAAVAAATAELTQTLGSAPTPADLAEHLGVEVDDVLEASASHECFTVASLDYRGGGGEDTPLADSLGESEAGFARAEAVVALAPACRDLRPRDRRILYLRFFRGWTQQEIAQELGVTQMQVSRLLARILRELRTAIGVDGAEVPMPHRRRSARTAAESA encoded by the coding sequence ATGCGGACCCAATCGTCGTTTCACCAACGCACGAGCCCCGACCAGAGCCCCGCAAATCTCGATCGCGGTGAGCTGACCAACGACATGTTGCGCCGGGCCGCCCAGGCCGGCGGGCAGGAGCGGCAGCGGCTGATCGACGAGGTGGTCCTGCTGCATCTGCGGCTGGCCGAGTCGATCGCCCGCCGGTACAGCAACCGCGGGATCGACCGGGACGATCTGGTCCAGGTGGCCAACCTCGGCCTGGTCAACGCCGCGCAACGGTTCGACCCCGACCTCGGCAAGGACTTCGTGTCCTTCGCCGTGCCGACCATCACCGGTGAGGTCAAGCGGTACTTCCGCGACCACGGCTGGACGGTGCGCCCGCCGCGGCGAGTGCAGGAACTGCATGCCGCGGTCGCCGCCGCGACCGCCGAGCTGACCCAGACCCTGGGCAGCGCACCCACGCCGGCCGACCTGGCCGAGCACCTCGGTGTCGAGGTCGACGACGTGCTCGAGGCCAGCGCGTCGCACGAGTGCTTCACCGTGGCCTCCCTGGACTACCGCGGCGGGGGCGGCGAGGACACTCCGCTGGCGGATTCGCTGGGCGAGTCCGAGGCCGGGTTCGCCCGCGCCGAGGCCGTCGTCGCGCTGGCCCCGGCCTGCCGCGACCTGCGGCCCCGCGACCGGCGCATCCTCTACCTGCGCTTCTTCCGCGGCTGGACCCAGCAGGAGATCGCCCAGGAGCTGGGTGTCACCCAGATGCAGGTCTCCCGCCTCCTGGCCCGCATCCTTCGCGAACTGCGCACCGCTATCGGGGTCGACGGCGCCGAGGTGCCGATGCCGCATCGGCGCCGATCGGCACGGACGGCTGCCGAATCTGCTTGA
- a CDS encoding SulP family inorganic anion transporter, translated as MSPRPSDPQTRAGTHWARFRRAWLSNPKNDVLAGVLVALALIPEAIAFSIIAGVDPKVGLYASFSIAIIISIAGGRPGMISAATGAMALVMVPLVREHGVEYLFAATVLTGVLQVLLGLLGVGRLMRFIPRTVMVGFVNALAILIFLAQVPHVVGESWPVYVLVAAGLGIIYLLPRVTKAVPSPLVAIVVLAAAAVTFGINVPTVGDMGELPNALPVVGVPAVPFTLETLTIVLPFAVTLAFVGLLESLLTAQIVDDFTDTTSDKAREARGQGIANVATGFLGGMAGCAMIGQSVINMKSGGRTRLSTLVSGVGLLVLILVLGDLVAAIPMGALVAVMVMVSISTFDWSSIRPGALRRTPLSETAVMVTTVAIVVATHNLAYGVVAGVLLAAIFFARRVAHLVEVSSVLDPDGGIRVYAITGELFFASTNELVHSFDYADPVPRVVIDLTDAHVWDTSAVATLDAVVAKFAARGVDAEIIGLNTHSAHLHERTTGQLNGAH; from the coding sequence GTGAGCCCTCGCCCGTCGGACCCGCAGACACGCGCAGGCACCCACTGGGCCCGGTTCCGCCGGGCGTGGTTGTCGAATCCGAAGAACGACGTCCTGGCCGGCGTGCTCGTCGCGCTGGCGCTGATCCCTGAGGCGATCGCGTTCTCGATCATCGCCGGGGTGGACCCGAAGGTCGGCCTGTACGCGTCGTTCTCGATCGCGATCATCATCTCGATCGCCGGTGGACGACCGGGCATGATCTCCGCCGCGACGGGTGCGATGGCGCTGGTCATGGTTCCGCTGGTGCGTGAGCACGGTGTCGAGTACCTGTTCGCCGCCACGGTCCTGACCGGCGTGCTGCAGGTGCTGCTGGGGCTACTGGGTGTCGGGCGGCTGATGCGGTTCATCCCACGCACGGTGATGGTCGGGTTCGTCAACGCGTTGGCGATCCTGATCTTCCTGGCCCAGGTGCCGCACGTGGTGGGGGAGTCATGGCCGGTGTACGTGCTGGTCGCCGCGGGGCTGGGGATCATCTACCTGCTGCCCCGGGTGACCAAGGCCGTGCCGTCGCCGCTGGTCGCGATCGTCGTCCTCGCGGCCGCTGCCGTGACGTTCGGCATCAACGTCCCGACCGTGGGTGACATGGGGGAGTTGCCGAACGCGCTGCCGGTCGTCGGCGTGCCGGCCGTGCCGTTCACCCTCGAGACGCTGACGATCGTGCTGCCGTTCGCGGTGACGCTGGCGTTCGTCGGCCTGCTGGAGTCGCTGCTCACCGCGCAGATCGTCGACGACTTCACCGATACGACGTCGGACAAGGCCCGCGAGGCCCGCGGGCAGGGCATCGCCAACGTGGCCACCGGGTTCCTCGGCGGGATGGCCGGCTGCGCGATGATCGGGCAGTCGGTCATCAACATGAAGTCCGGCGGGCGGACCCGGCTGTCGACGCTCGTCTCCGGGGTCGGGTTGCTGGTCCTGATCCTGGTGCTCGGCGACCTGGTGGCCGCGATCCCGATGGGCGCGTTGGTCGCGGTGATGGTGATGGTGTCGATCTCCACCTTCGACTGGTCCAGCATCCGGCCCGGCGCCCTGCGGCGCACCCCGCTCAGCGAGACCGCCGTCATGGTCACCACCGTCGCCATCGTGGTGGCCACCCACAACCTCGCCTACGGTGTCGTGGCCGGTGTGCTGCTCGCGGCGATCTTCTTCGCCCGCCGCGTCGCGCATCTGGTGGAGGTGTCCAGCGTGCTCGACCCCGACGGCGGCATCCGCGTCTACGCGATCACCGGTGAGCTGTTCTTCGCCTCCACGAACGAGCTCGTCCATTCCTTCGACTACGCCGACCCCGTCCCGCGGGTCGTCATCGATCTGACCGACGCGCACGTCTGGGACACCTCGGCGGTGGCCACCCTCGACGCGGTGGTGGCGAAGTTCGCCGCCCGCGGTGTCGACGCGGAGATCATCGGCCTCAACACCCACAGCGCCCACCTGCACGAACGCACTACGGGCCAGCTCAACGGCGCCCACTGA